In Mercenaria mercenaria strain notata chromosome 15, MADL_Memer_1, whole genome shotgun sequence, a single genomic region encodes these proteins:
- the LOC123551939 gene encoding flavin-containing monooxygenase 5-like isoform X1, protein MKVAIIGAGASGLTAIKCCLDEGLEPVCYERTDEIGGLWNYKEEVRPGQASVMKSTVINTSKEIMCYSDFSIPTEFPIFMHNKLVLQYFHLYAKQFGLMKHIRFQHEILSVRKHANFADTGQWDLSVRNKVTGMTEDLVYDAVLVCTGHHAEVHKPTFPGLDRFKGKVIHSHDFKSTAGYEDKRIVIVGIGNSGGDAAVELSRVASQVYLSTRRGTWILNRVADHGLPVDMLNINRFLNSIVGRFPSLVSSYAESQLNKKFDHELYSLKPNHRVFSQHPMVNDDLPNRIICWSVVVKPNVTEFTESGVKFDDGTFEDNIDVVFLATGYVFGFPFLDKNVVEVKNNEIELFKYAFPPNLEKPTLAVIGFIQPIGAIMPICELQCRLATRLFKGDVQLPPQSEMWRDIKDKKEKMSRVYVKSQRHTIQVDFIPFLDELAKLNGCMPNFKKMFFRDPVLTLKCIFGPCTPYQYRLEGPGAWKGARKAILTQWDRTLAPLKTRSMKLEVKRSQKGFVVFFMCVVAIFIIFLSMFIKD, encoded by the exons ATGAAGGTAGCTATTATTGGAGCCGGTGCAAGTGGTCTTACTGCCATCAAATGCTGTCTGGATGAGGGCCTAGAACCAGTCTGCTATGAACGTACAGATGAAATTGGTGGATTGTGGAATTACAAAGAGGAAGTTAGACCAGGACAAGCCAGCGTGATGAAATCTACA GTGATAAACACTAGCAAGGAGATCATGTGTTACAGTGACTTTTCCATTCCGACGGAGTTCCCGATCTTCATGCACAACAAGCTAGTGTTACAATACTTCCATCTGTATGCAAAACAGTTTGGTTTGATGAAGCACATCAGATTTCAGCATGAG attttatcagTGAGAAAGCACGCCAACTTTGCAGACACTGGACAATGGGACCTAAGTGTGCGTAATAAAGTTACTG GAATGACAGAAGACTTGGTGTATGATGCAGTATTGGTATGTACTGGTCATCATGCTGAAGTTCACAAACCCACCTTTCCAGGTTTagacag GTTCAAAGGTAAGGTTATACATTCCCATGACTTCAAGTCTACAGCTGGTTATGAAGATAAAAGAATTGTAATTGTTGGTATTGGCAACTCAGGAGGTGATGCCGCCGTGGAGCTCAGTCGTGTTGCATCACAG GTCTATTTAAGTACAAGACGTGGAACTTGGATTTTGAATAGAGTGGCAGATCATGGTCTACCAGTTGACATGCTAAACATAAACCGTTTCCTCAACAGCATAGTAGGACGATTTCCAAGTCTGGTAAGCTCCTATGCAGAGAGCCAGTTAAACAAGAAATTTGACCACGAGCTTTATTCGTTAAAACCAAACCATAGAGTGTTCTCTCAACATCCAATGGTAAATGACGATTTACCGAATAGAATTATCTGTTGGAGTGTTGTGGTCAAACCAAATGTGACAGAATTCACTGAAAGCGGTGTAAAATTTGACGACGGAACTTTTGAGGATAATATTGATGTAGTATTTCTGGCCACAGGCTATGTTTTCGGCTTTCCGTTTTTGGACAAAAATGTAGTTGAGGTAAAAAATAATGAGATAGAGTTGTTCAAATATGCATTTCCACCGAATTTAGAGAAGCCAACGTTAGCTGTGATAGGCTTTATTCAACCCATTGGAGCTATTATGCCGATATGTGAACTACAGTGTAGACTTGCCACAAGGTTGTTCAAg GGGGATGTTCAGTTGCCACCACAGTCAGAAATGTGGAGAGATATAAAGGATAAGAAAGAAAAGATGTCCAGGGTCTACGTAAAGTCCCAACGACATACAATACAGGTCGACTTCATACCATTTCTTGATGAGCTGGCAAAGTTAAACGGATGCATGCCAaatttca agaaaatgtTCTTCAGGGACCCAGTGTTgacattaaaatgtatatttggaCCTTGCACCCCTTACCAGTACAGACTAGAGGGACCAGGGGCATGGAAAGGGGCCAGGAAAGCTATACTGACACAGTGGGACCGGACCCTAGCACCACTGAAAACAAGATCAAtgaaattggaggtcaaaaggtCACAGAAGGGATTTGTTGTGTTCTTTATGTGTGTTGTAGCAATATTTATCATCTTCTTAAGTATGTTTATAAAAGACTGA
- the LOC123551939 gene encoding flavin-containing monooxygenase 5-like isoform X2 yields the protein MCYSDFSIPTEFPIFMHNKLVLQYFHLYAKQFGLMKHIRFQHEILSVRKHANFADTGQWDLSVRNKVTGMTEDLVYDAVLVCTGHHAEVHKPTFPGLDRFKGKVIHSHDFKSTAGYEDKRIVIVGIGNSGGDAAVELSRVASQVYLSTRRGTWILNRVADHGLPVDMLNINRFLNSIVGRFPSLVSSYAESQLNKKFDHELYSLKPNHRVFSQHPMVNDDLPNRIICWSVVVKPNVTEFTESGVKFDDGTFEDNIDVVFLATGYVFGFPFLDKNVVEVKNNEIELFKYAFPPNLEKPTLAVIGFIQPIGAIMPICELQCRLATRLFKGDVQLPPQSEMWRDIKDKKEKMSRVYVKSQRHTIQVDFIPFLDELAKLNGCMPNFKKMFFRDPVLTLKCIFGPCTPYQYRLEGPGAWKGARKAILTQWDRTLAPLKTRSMKLEVKRSQKGFVVFFMCVVAIFIIFLSMFIKD from the exons ATGTGTTACAGTGACTTTTCCATTCCGACGGAGTTCCCGATCTTCATGCACAACAAGCTAGTGTTACAATACTTCCATCTGTATGCAAAACAGTTTGGTTTGATGAAGCACATCAGATTTCAGCATGAG attttatcagTGAGAAAGCACGCCAACTTTGCAGACACTGGACAATGGGACCTAAGTGTGCGTAATAAAGTTACTG GAATGACAGAAGACTTGGTGTATGATGCAGTATTGGTATGTACTGGTCATCATGCTGAAGTTCACAAACCCACCTTTCCAGGTTTagacag GTTCAAAGGTAAGGTTATACATTCCCATGACTTCAAGTCTACAGCTGGTTATGAAGATAAAAGAATTGTAATTGTTGGTATTGGCAACTCAGGAGGTGATGCCGCCGTGGAGCTCAGTCGTGTTGCATCACAG GTCTATTTAAGTACAAGACGTGGAACTTGGATTTTGAATAGAGTGGCAGATCATGGTCTACCAGTTGACATGCTAAACATAAACCGTTTCCTCAACAGCATAGTAGGACGATTTCCAAGTCTGGTAAGCTCCTATGCAGAGAGCCAGTTAAACAAGAAATTTGACCACGAGCTTTATTCGTTAAAACCAAACCATAGAGTGTTCTCTCAACATCCAATGGTAAATGACGATTTACCGAATAGAATTATCTGTTGGAGTGTTGTGGTCAAACCAAATGTGACAGAATTCACTGAAAGCGGTGTAAAATTTGACGACGGAACTTTTGAGGATAATATTGATGTAGTATTTCTGGCCACAGGCTATGTTTTCGGCTTTCCGTTTTTGGACAAAAATGTAGTTGAGGTAAAAAATAATGAGATAGAGTTGTTCAAATATGCATTTCCACCGAATTTAGAGAAGCCAACGTTAGCTGTGATAGGCTTTATTCAACCCATTGGAGCTATTATGCCGATATGTGAACTACAGTGTAGACTTGCCACAAGGTTGTTCAAg GGGGATGTTCAGTTGCCACCACAGTCAGAAATGTGGAGAGATATAAAGGATAAGAAAGAAAAGATGTCCAGGGTCTACGTAAAGTCCCAACGACATACAATACAGGTCGACTTCATACCATTTCTTGATGAGCTGGCAAAGTTAAACGGATGCATGCCAaatttca agaaaatgtTCTTCAGGGACCCAGTGTTgacattaaaatgtatatttggaCCTTGCACCCCTTACCAGTACAGACTAGAGGGACCAGGGGCATGGAAAGGGGCCAGGAAAGCTATACTGACACAGTGGGACCGGACCCTAGCACCACTGAAAACAAGATCAAtgaaattggaggtcaaaaggtCACAGAAGGGATTTGTTGTGTTCTTTATGTGTGTTGTAGCAATATTTATCATCTTCTTAAGTATGTTTATAAAAGACTGA
- the LOC123551964 gene encoding transcription initiation factor IIB-like isoform X2, with protein MASTSKGRGAQIACPEHPDTPLVEDYHAGDLICPECGLVVGDRVVDVGTEWRTFSNEKSNKDPSRVGAAENPLLEGGDLSTMIALDPKDTQMDEFGKPMYRNRRTMNSADRALLNAFREITQMGDRLNLPKMVADRASTLFKQVNDTKSLKGRSNDAVCSACMYIACRQEGVPRTFKEICAVSKVSKKEIGRVFKLILKTLETNVELITTGDFMSRFCSNLSLSSKIQKAATHIARKAVDMYLVPGRSPVSVAAAAIYMASQASEDKKTQKEIGDIAGVAEVTIRQAYKLMYPKAHELFPEDFKFATPIEQLPTQ; from the exons ATGGCATCAACGAGTAAAGG AAGAGGAGCACAGATAGCATGTCCAGAGCATCCAGACACACCTCTTGTAGAAGATTATCATGCAGGTGACTTGATATGCCCAGAGTGTGGGCTTGTTGTAGGGGACAG AGTAGTAGACGTTGGAACAGAATGGAGAACATTCAGTAATGAGAAAAGTAACAAAGATCCTTCAAGAGTTGGTGCTGCAGAg AATCCATTGTTAGAAGGTGGAGATTTATCAACAATGATTGCATTGGATCCAAAAGATACACAAATGGATGAATTTGGTAAACCTATGTACAGAAACAGACGTACA atGAACAGTGCAGACAGAGCATTACTTAACGCATTCCGAGAAATCACACAGATGGGTGACAGATTGAATCTACCTAAAATGGTGGCA GATAGAGCAAGCACACTATTTAAACAAGTAAATGACACAAAGTCTTTGAAGGGACGAAGTAATGATGCAGTTTGTTCAGCATGTATGTACATAGCCTGTAGACAGGAAGGGGTACCTAGAACATTTAAAG aaatttgtgCTGTATCAAAAGTGTCCAAGAAGGAAATTGGTAGAGTTTTCAAATTGATTTTGAAGACACTTGAAACGAATGTAGAGCTTATCACAACAGGAGATTTTATG TCAAGATTCTGTTCAAATTTGAGCTTATCATCAAAGATACAGAAAGCTGCAACACACATTGCACGGAAAGCTGTGGACATGTATTTGGTACCAGG GAGAAGTCCAGTATCTGTAGCTGCAGCAGCTATATATATGGCCTCACAAGCTTCAGAAGATAAGAAAACGCAAAAAG AAATAGGAGATATTGCAGGCGTTGCAGAGGTCACTATAAGGCAGGCGTACAAATTGATGTATCCGAAAGCGCATGAACTATTTCCTGAGGACTTCAAGTTTGCAACACCTATAGAACAGCTTCCGACACAGTGA
- the LOC123551964 gene encoding transcription initiation factor IIB-like isoform X1, translating into MITCRMPHDLRGAQIACPEHPDTPLVEDYHAGDLICPECGLVVGDRVVDVGTEWRTFSNEKSNKDPSRVGAAENPLLEGGDLSTMIALDPKDTQMDEFGKPMYRNRRTMNSADRALLNAFREITQMGDRLNLPKMVADRASTLFKQVNDTKSLKGRSNDAVCSACMYIACRQEGVPRTFKEICAVSKVSKKEIGRVFKLILKTLETNVELITTGDFMSRFCSNLSLSSKIQKAATHIARKAVDMYLVPGRSPVSVAAAAIYMASQASEDKKTQKEIGDIAGVAEVTIRQAYKLMYPKAHELFPEDFKFATPIEQLPTQ; encoded by the exons ATGATTACATGTAGGATGCCACAcgattt AAGAGGAGCACAGATAGCATGTCCAGAGCATCCAGACACACCTCTTGTAGAAGATTATCATGCAGGTGACTTGATATGCCCAGAGTGTGGGCTTGTTGTAGGGGACAG AGTAGTAGACGTTGGAACAGAATGGAGAACATTCAGTAATGAGAAAAGTAACAAAGATCCTTCAAGAGTTGGTGCTGCAGAg AATCCATTGTTAGAAGGTGGAGATTTATCAACAATGATTGCATTGGATCCAAAAGATACACAAATGGATGAATTTGGTAAACCTATGTACAGAAACAGACGTACA atGAACAGTGCAGACAGAGCATTACTTAACGCATTCCGAGAAATCACACAGATGGGTGACAGATTGAATCTACCTAAAATGGTGGCA GATAGAGCAAGCACACTATTTAAACAAGTAAATGACACAAAGTCTTTGAAGGGACGAAGTAATGATGCAGTTTGTTCAGCATGTATGTACATAGCCTGTAGACAGGAAGGGGTACCTAGAACATTTAAAG aaatttgtgCTGTATCAAAAGTGTCCAAGAAGGAAATTGGTAGAGTTTTCAAATTGATTTTGAAGACACTTGAAACGAATGTAGAGCTTATCACAACAGGAGATTTTATG TCAAGATTCTGTTCAAATTTGAGCTTATCATCAAAGATACAGAAAGCTGCAACACACATTGCACGGAAAGCTGTGGACATGTATTTGGTACCAGG GAGAAGTCCAGTATCTGTAGCTGCAGCAGCTATATATATGGCCTCACAAGCTTCAGAAGATAAGAAAACGCAAAAAG AAATAGGAGATATTGCAGGCGTTGCAGAGGTCACTATAAGGCAGGCGTACAAATTGATGTATCCGAAAGCGCATGAACTATTTCCTGAGGACTTCAAGTTTGCAACACCTATAGAACAGCTTCCGACACAGTGA